Genomic window (Oncorhynchus mykiss isolate Arlee chromosome 28, USDA_OmykA_1.1, whole genome shotgun sequence):
cgtagagctctgaggcaggattgtgtcgaggcacatatctggagttccccaacaacacagtggcctccatcacttaAATggcagaagtttggaaccaccaagactcttcctagagctggccgcccggctaaactgagcaatcgggggagaagggccttggtcagggaggtgaccaagaacctgatggtaactctgacaaagctccagatttcctctgtggagatgggagaaccttccagaaggacaaccatctctgcagcactccaccaatcaggcctttatgttagagtggccagacggaagccactcctcagtaaaaggcacatgacagcccgcttagaattttacaaaaggcacctaaagaaaccagattctctggtctgatgaaaccaagattaaactctttggcctgaatgtcaagcatcatgtctggaggaaacctggcaccatccatatggtgaagcatggtggtggcagcatcatgctgtggggatgttattcagcggcagggactggaagactagtcaggatcgaggctaagatgaactgagcaaagtacagaggtccttgatgaaaacctgctccagagcctcaggacctcagactggggcgaaggtttaccttccaacaggacaacaaccctaaacacacagccaagacaacgcgggagtggcttcgtgacaagtctcgggaatgtccttgagtggcccaaccagagcccggacttgaacctgatcaaacatctctggagagacctgaaaatagctgtgcagcaacgctccccatccaacctgacagagtttgagaggatctgcagagaagaatgggagaaacacacacacgcaatagAGGTATCTTCTTGAGGATGGGGCTCTACCATAGCCGGCTGTGTACTGGCTGTAGCAGTCTGGGCAGCAGCGCTCTCTGGCACACAAGCACACAGGGGGCGCCACACACCACAGTTACAAATAATTATTGATCGATAAATCGAGGTCAAATGATCAGCAAATCAACTGACTGATTTGTTGACCGATTGATTACCTGATGAGTTCTATGAGTCTTTCCTCCAGATTGATTTTGGTGCGGTAGAGGTCATCCAGTTCAGCTGAGGTCCGGAGCTCATAGCTCTGTTTGTCCTGACAGGCTTTCCGTAGTCCCTCCCTCAGCTCCTCACAGGACCTCTGAGACACAACCAGGCTCTCTTCACTCCTGATATAATACCACAGAGACATAGATATAATACATGAGTATAATACAATGACTGACAGGTAAAGACTCACGTGGTCACAAAAGACACACAGAACTATATGTGACCGACCGCcttgattcagtcttatgtagcaacatttgaaatggtgaattttttattttttttttacattggataaaagtagagactcagagctacaaaatgtgtatatcatacactgcatttgaggaaacaatgggaaagtatttctgctttgaaagttgatcaacttgtaactgCACTTTTGAGAAAAATGGCTTTTGAATGTTTTAGTACCTAGTGGAGAGCCCTTCTTAGTCTACACTCATTCAGCATCGTTCCCAccatcttaagctttagccccacccatctctttaatggTTGATCCAAGCATTCTGTgctaacagcagtcaagcacccaagctaacttgctagctaattccagacacaaatgagagaacagctaactgaacattactcgccgagctggttaggctgtaatgttatccagagtgttggtgactgtaactgtgctgtcagattgtccgttggtAAATTCAGAGCGCATACTGGGCACTCTGTCCGAGGAGTTgggttgatccgagcattctgacctcacaacggcagtcaagcacccaagctatctGGCTAACATtgggctagctacttccagaagcaaatgagagaacaccccactctgaccattttactcaccgtagcacagctggttaggctgttttcatgttatccagagcgttggtgactgtaactgtaatgctggcaacaatttaattacgctttttttgcTGATGTTTACTAACATCGGcaatattcaacgggtgttgagcgttcgtaaattcatcagttattctgagcTCTCTGGCACACTcggacgagagtgctctgaaatcggagtagatggccagacAGAATTTACGAATGCATCCGTTACTTGCAtattggagtcttttgttaagacatgtagctagccctaaccctgcaggtagctaaccaaccaggttcaatgttagctagctaacagtacactttaacttgaaatgaaaacgacattgtcaaaattagaaacgtgtatgttaggaattttatgaataatgactaaacaatatctacatttaaatagaactataactaattaaACTCTACCCTGTTTTAAAATATCTGATTAATAATGTTAGTTCATAAGAAAGAGATTATGTAGCATGAACAAAGAGTAATTAAACATAataaacaccattccaactaggttGGGGAGGAATGGGTTGTGTGTTTTAAAGCAAAGAGGATAattaacctatgtttgaaccgaCTCAGCTATAACTCTGTGGCGATCAAATAAGACAGCGAGAGGCCCTCCAGGTTTTCTGTATCTGGAACTGTCTGCTAAGTGGTAAGACATTATGGTGAGACTTCAGGAGTTAATCCAGTTATATTGTGTGTCATGTGTTGGGGAGTTGGAATGAACTTTTGAACCTGCTTTGTCCTGGTCGAGAGGAGGAGATTATTTTTATAACCTATGACATCATAATTTATATATAAACTGTTGTACATGGTTCTTtgggcagcgcgctccgagaataaatactattgACTCATTTTTAATGGACTGGttttgtctattttatgcaaataaggatcTTTCAAATTCTTTTAAAAACAGACAGtgattttaattgaattggttaatgaacacatgTAGGAATGATAAAATTCCCATGACAGTGtattatctgaaaatgtagctagctagactatcttatcCATATACATCATGGTTGGACGTTTCTCCCTGTCACAGATGCCAACCTTTCCCTTAGTTTGaggatgtaatccggagacaggtgtttcctccatctccttagctatcatactctaattcaattcaactgatttcaaaacttccagaaagtggagagcaacacttatgcagttctactaagcaatatattgtttttaaagctgcgttagacaggattacctacacattgACCAGCTCAAACAGAagtgtgctatatggcagaccaatccgaactcatcttccggcatgtccagcccattaattatctcagccaatcatggctagcgggaaggttcctgactttttccatggctaaaccaactaggctcgtaattgacCCATTTGACTCATATTTAAGGACATAACACCAGTTTGTTATTAAgccacatgaaagttcacatgttccagaaagcATTTATGCCAAACaatgcattttgattaaaaataaaaaaagattacaTTCAAATGGTTGtcgtgtgaagtagtgaccctCAACATTCACCTAGCTTCCTGAATCAGGTCACATATATAACAACAAAGTCACCTGGTGAGGTTGTGttgcatctcctcctctctctgttgtattagCTTCTGTGATGTGTTGTCCTCTAGAGGTTGATGATAGTCCTGCTTGTCACGCtgcacaacaaaaacaacaacaacaacgtgtTCAGTTGTTAGAAGGTCTTGGAGGGTCGAGGTTAAGAAGGAGTGagaagataaaaaaaatatgtgtgtgtgtttgtgcctgacCTCCATCTCCTCCAGTTTGGTCTTCAGGTATAAATTATTCTCCTGTTCCACCTCCACTTCAGACCTCACAGTCTTCAGCTCTTCAGACAGAACCTGGGGTAGATAGACAACCTTTAACTAGAACACTGTGCATTAGATCACAAACAGTACCTGTACATGCAGTTCAGTACAGACCTGTGACTGTGGTTCTGTACTGACCTGTGACTGTGTCTGTAGCACTGTACTGGCCTGTGACTGTGTCTGTAGCACTGTACTGGCCTGTGACTGTCTGTAGCACTATACTGACCTGTAACTGTCTGTAGCACTGTACTGGACTGTGTCTGTTGCACTATACTGACCTGTAACTGTGTCTGTTGCACTATACTGACCTGTGACTGTGGTTCTGTACTGGCCTGTAACTGTGGTTCAGTATTGACCTGTAACTGTGGTTCAGTACTGGCCTGTAGTTGTGTCTGGTGACTCAGTACTGATCTATAACTGGTTCAGTACTGAACCTGTGTCCGTGTCTGTGTTTCAGCACTGGTCTGTGCCGCCGTCTGTGGTTCAGTACTGACCCGTGGCTGTGCCTGTGGTTCAGTACTGACCCGTGGCTGTGCCTGTGGTTCAGTACTGACCCGTGGCTGTGCCTGTGGTTCAGTACTGGCCTGTAACTGTGTCTGTAGGTATGCACTGACCTGTAACTGTGTCTGGTGGTTTATGGTCTGGTTGCTGAGCTGATAGCGGAGCGCCTGGATCTCCTCCTGCTGTGCCTCCTTCTGAGCCCTGACCTTTCCTTGCTCTTCTTTCCCcagcctccccttctcctcccgcTCCTTCAGCAGCTGCTCCTGCAGGCCGAGGTTTTCCTGCTGCAGGGAGGTCATGCTGGTGTTCAGCTCCTCCTGAAACCTGTTGGACAGCGCATCCCATCGCTCTCGCGCTTCCTCATTCTGGGCAGTAAGCCTGCATATGTGGAACCCGAGCTCTGCTGTCTCTCTGTTGGCGTGGTCCAGGGCCTCCCGGATGTCTCCATGCTCCAGGGCCAGACCCTCGTAGCGTGTCTTCAGGTTGTGGAGTTCCTCCCTGGCGGAGGCCAGCTCCAGGACTAGGCCTTGTGAAGCCTGAGCCTTGCGGCGCTGCTCCTGCCCCAgagcctcctccctctcctgggcCAGCAGCAGCTCCTCTACCTGCTGTCTGTTGAGCCCCTCCACCTGACTCCTTATCTGCAGCTCTGCTCCCAGCTGCAGCCAGGCTCTCAGCTCCACAACCTCCGTCTGCAGCCGTAGCACTTCCCCCTGGCTACGCTGCAGCTGGGCCACCAACACAGCCGGGAGGAGGAGCTGCTGGGTctggggacagggggagaggtcCTGCATCTGGGGCTCAGACTTAGAGGAAAGATGCTGGTTCTTCTCCATAGACAGTCCCTCTGCAGAACCAGCCTTATGTAGATTACTATGAGAACACTCTgcagtctctttctctgtccctagcttctccttctctccatccatctctcccttctctctctcctgccccgccccagtcagtctgtcagtgttCTCCTCCTCCAATTGTCTGATCTTTTCTCTACTCTCCGTCAGTTCTCTGTCCCTGGACCTCAGCTCCTTCCTCAACTCCTGAAGCTGCTTCTCCATGGCCTTCCACTCctgcacctccctctcctcctgcacctccctcttctccttcctctcctctccctccttctcctcctgcatctccctcttctcctgcacctccctctcctcctcctgcagaACCTGGGTCTGTTGTAGCGCtgcgtccctctcctctccatcctgcaGAACCTGGGTCTGTTGTAGCGCtgcgtccctctcctctccctcctgcagAACCTGGGTCTGTTGTAGCGCtgcgtccctctcctctccctcctccagaaCCTGGGTCTGTGGTAGCGTTgagtccctctccttctcctgcaCATCAATCAATATCAAAGTAACATTCACTTTTGACACTTTTCCTTAGTGACATGAAATACAATACTAGGTGCCACACAGCAGAAATGTATTAATAATGGCCCATGTCCTAGTAGCAGACAAACGTTTGGTACCTGGCTGTCTAGTTTAGACAACAGATCCATGTTGTTGAGGTTGGCTGTCACAGCTTCCTGGTTGTGAGCCAATAGCTTCCCCTGCAGCTCTCTGACCTCGTTCCTCAGCCCCTCTGCCTCCTGGTCTAGCTCTCTGACTCGCTGTAACAATTTTGCCTGTCTCGCCTCTGATTGGTGCAGCAGCTCCTGCTGTCTGAGCTCTGAATGGTCAACCAGGATGCGTAGGTCGTCTGCGGCAGTGCAGGGTGTGGAGACTCCAAGTAGCTCCTcccccagctcccctaactcctCCCCCAGGTCAGCCAGCAAACTGGAACCGTATTCTTGAGCTTTGAACTCCTGCAACTAGAGAgaccgtcagtcagtcagtcagtaaatcaATCAATTGATTAATCAATCAGTACGTACCCCTGAGTAGCTGACCAGGCTGTTGACACTGGAACAGCGACTGGAAGGTTTCCAGAGGTGGGCGGAGTTAGACCCCAGAGTCCTCCTAGAGTGGACAGAGTGAACTATAGTCATCTATATCACAACAGAGTGAACTATAGTCAttgtcatgtctttggctatgtcggattaagtgatatgacatgctattctataaaatcctttctctgtaattaatattacctgatcgagctaataatgtaaatgtaattaaatagAAAGTCAGGGCACCACGAAAGAATGTTTATCTCCCGAACAAACTCTTAAAGACCCAGTAATCTTTTACATCAATAGTAGTCAaaattaatcgtcaccttatttcagtctcatttGAAGTCCtagaattcttggttatcttcacgaaccctggctaacaagttgaatcagcaatacaaaattgggtttaattattgatttactaaatacctaactaatcacacagaattacatatacacagaatggatcatacattgattacaaattatgtcataaaggaaaacgtccctagcggacggagaagatatgacagctggttacacaatgaAAAGGGGGTTggatttgagtgaaagagcgggaagactgaggaacaaagggagaagccatgctatcgtaaatacagtatcttatgcattctaaattaccgcacatttggaaaaggaaaatgcaatacatatttactctgagctgcgcttcgggaGGTTGGTCATAGATGCTGGCCGTGTTGGCCAACAGAGATCTTCCTGTCCtcggaagaatgtctctggtggtaaacaGAATACGTTGTAGTATCTTCATTGTGAGTTAGACTGGATACTTTGTCCGTCcattcctagcccacgtttacagctgttgttgctaactcaacggctaggatgtctcacttctttagtgaataagagttcaaagttcataccattcacagtcaaagctcacgctgaggttggcttagttctgtagttgacatgttagtccttttaatgtgggaccgtcgtcctcacaacAGGAGGTTACTTTTTCGTCTAGGGCTTTATATAGTGGTAGGAGAGAGGgcatgtttcatagtttacaaccaatGTCTCTTCATATAGGCGAGCCACTGAGTGAGCAGAGCTTTacccttatgaaaacccaattctcttatttggaagctaaaattccATTTCaccttttcacaaatagtttcatatttaaacatttaaattgcacaacaattccatgtgaatctgataactataatgtgtagactttccaggATACAgcttatgtcatcctatcattaataagaatgtctcagatgacaacagaactgacatcatattcatttagtaccaactggttggattaccgaaatatggttcctttccccccaacTTTTGATGTTCCCCGACtctatgtttaacaaaggctCTTCAAGAGTCCTTCAGTAGcgtcaagagagagaggggagaaaggtatttatggggggtcataaaccttacccacaggccaacaacatgagatcatgtacagtggggcaaaaaagtatttagtcagccaccaattgtgcaagttctcccacttaaagatgagaggcctgtaattctcatcataggtacacttcaactatgacagacaaaatgagaagaaaaatcccgaaaatcacattgtaggattttttatgaatttatttgcaaattatggtggaaaataagtatttggtcaataacaaaagtttatctcaatactttgttatataccctttgatggcaatgacagaggtcaaacgttttctgtaagtcttcacaaggttttcacacactgttgctggtattttggcccattcctctatgcagatcttctctagagcagtgatgttttggggctgttgctgggcaacacagactttcaactccctccaaagattttctatggggttgagatctggagactggctaggccactccaggaccttgtaatgcttcttatgaagccactccgttgttgcccgggcggtgtgtttgggatcattgtcatgctgaaagacccagc
Coding sequences:
- the LOC110509177 gene encoding FYVE and coiled-coil domain-containing protein 1 isoform X7 yields the protein MCNKTSVGENQLQRIIRDLHEAVTELSKEHREMGEPITDDSPNLHKLSYKLEYLLQFDQKEKADFLGSRKEYWDYFRECLAKTRGVNDGLRFVKAIPELKTSLGKGRAFLRYSLVHQRLADTLQQCLLNHKVTSEWYFARSPFLKSHLSSDIISHLYVLNEVQFDVASRGHDLDADWPTFARRTLGSNSAHLWKPSSRCSSVNSLVSYSGLQEFKAQEYGSSLLADLGEELGELGEELLGVSTPCTAADDLRILVDHSELRQQELLHQSEARQAKLLQRVRELDQEAEGLRNEVRELQGKLLAHNQEAVTANLNNMDLLSKLDSQERDSTLPQTQVLEEGEERDAALQQTQVLQEGEERDAALQQTQVLQDGEERDAALQQTQVLQEEEREVQEKREMQEEKEGEERKEKREVQEEREVQEWKAMEKQLQELRKELRSRDRELTESREKIRQLEEENTDRLTGAGQEREKGEMDGEKEKLGTEKETAECSHSNLHKAGSAEGLSMEKNQHLSSKSEPQMQDLSPCPQTQQLLLPAVLVAQLQRSQGEVLRLQTEVVELRAWLQLGAELQIRSQVEGLNRQQVEELLLAQEREEALGQEQRRKAQASQGLVLELASAREELHNLKTRYEGLALEHGDIREALDHANRETAELGFHICRLTAQNEEARERWDALSNRFQEELNTSMTSLQQENLGLQEQLLKEREEKGRLGKEEQGKVRAQKEAQQEEIQALRYQLSNQTINHQTQLQVLSEELKTVRSEVEVEQENNLYLKTKLEEMERDKQDYHQPLEDNTSQKLIQQREEEMQHNLTRSEESLVVSQRSCEELREGLRKACQDKQSYELRTSAELDDLYRTKINLEERLIELIREKDALWQKSDALEFEQKLRAEEQTKRDTCSNTSHCLSCSSPFSWWLHRHTCRLCGHGFCYYCCSNTVSLMEGGARERCCSVCYSQHSAVVERHPQEDTCTAPHTPFNPLPQPDLAVPRADDGAYGIITEEEVNYVSNSDSLSFTACSPHTNPQGAAELNGGASTAETTSEDLPDQTGAVQDAEICLLRSGELTLRVPFSVEEISVFGDSLRELFIRSGCYSSIPITGSTLGATIHWLFTSQPKSISFSVLYREDTHTPLEEAKVLIPLTRCQSHRETMTGELIVRNTGEYTLIFDNSFSRFISKKVLYRLSVEQPVVYDGTH
- the LOC110509177 gene encoding FYVE and coiled-coil domain-containing protein 1 isoform X6, translating into MCNKTSVGENQLQRIIRDLHEAVTELSKEHREMGEPITDDSPNLHKLSYKLEYLLQFDQKEKADFLGSRKEYWDYFRECLAKTRGVNDGLRFVKAIPELKTSLGKGRAFLRYSLVHQRLADTLQQCLLNHKVTSEWYFARSPFLKSHLSSDIISHLYVLNEVQFDVASRGHDLDADWPTFARRTLGSNSAHLWKPSSRCSSVNSLVSYSGLQEFKAQEYGSSLLADLGEELGELGEELLGVSTPCTAADDLRILVDHSELRQQELLHQSEARQAKLLQRVRELDQEAEGLRNEVRELQGKLLAHNQEAVTANLNNMDLLSKLDSQEKERDSTLPQTQVLEEGEERDAALQQTQVLQEGEERDAALQQTQVLQDGEERDAALQQTQVLQEEEREVQEKREMQEEKEGEERKEKREVQEEREVQEWKAMEKQLQELRKELRSRDRELTESREKIRQLEEENTDRLTGAGQEREKGEMDGEKEKLGTEKETAECSHSNLHKAGSAEGLSMEKNQHLSSKSEPQMQDLSPCPQTQQLLLPAVLVAQLQRSQGEVLRLQTEVVELRAWLQLGAELQIRSQVEGLNRQQVEELLLAQEREEALGQEQRRKAQASQGLVLELASAREELHNLKTRYEGLALEHGDIREALDHANRETAELGFHICRLTAQNEEARERWDALSNRFQEELNTSMTSLQQENLGLQEQLLKEREEKGRLGKEEQGKVRAQKEAQQEEIQALRYQLSNQTINHQTQLQVLSEELKTVRSEVEVEQENNLYLKTKLEEMERDKQDYHQPLEDNTSQKLIQQREEEMQHNLTRSEESLVVSQRSCEELREGLRKACQDKQSYELRTSAELDDLYRTKINLEERLIELIREKDALWQKSDALEFEQKLRAEEQTKRDTCSNTSHCLSCSSPFSWWLHRHTCRLCGHGFCYYCCSNTVSLMEGGARERCCSVCYSQHSAVVERHPQEDTCTAPHTPFNPLPQPDLAVPRADDGAYGIITEEEVNYVSNSDSLSFTACSPHTNPQGAAELNGGASTAETTSEDLPDQTGAVQDAEICLLRSGELTLRVPFSVEEISVFGDSLRELFIRSGCYSSIPITGSTLGATIHWLFTSQPKSISFSVLYREDTHTPLEEAKVLIPLTRCQSHRETMTGELIVRNTGEYTLIFDNSFSRFISKKVLYRLSVEQPVVYDGTH
- the LOC110509177 gene encoding FYVE and coiled-coil domain-containing protein 1 isoform X9; its protein translation is MCNKTSVGENQLQRIIRDLHEAVTELSKEHREMGEPITDDSPNLHKLSYKLEYLLQFDQKEKADFLGSRKEYWDYFRECLAKTRGVNDGLRFVKAIPELKTSLGKGRAFLRYSLVHQRLADTLQQCLLNHKVTSEWYFARSPFLKSHLSSDIISHLYVLNEVQFDVASRGHDLDADWPTFARDILPRTGRSLLANTASIYDQPPEAQLRPGFVKITKNSRTSNETEIRRTLGSNSAHLWKPSSRCSSVNSLVSYSGLQEFKAQEYGSSLLADLGEELGELGEELLGVSTPCTAADDLRILVDHSELRQQELLHQSEARQAKLLQRVRELDQEAEGLRNEVRELQGKLLAHNQEAVTANLNNMDLLSKLDSQEKERDSTLPQTQVLEEGEERDAALQQTQVLQEGEERDAALQQTQVLQDGEERDAALQQTQVLQEEEREVQEKREMQEEKEGEERKEKREVQEEREVQEWKAMEKQLQELRKELRSRDRELTESREKIRQLEEENTDRLTGAGQEREKGEMDGEKEKLGTEKETAECSHSNLHKAGSAEGLSMEKNQHLSSKSEPQMQDLSPCPQTQQLLLPAVLVAQLQRSQGEVLRLQTEVVELRAWLQLGAELQIRSQVEGLNRQQVEELLLAQEREEALGQEQRRKAQASQGLVLELASAREELHNLKTRYEGLALEHGDIREALDHANRETAELGFHICRLTAQNEEARERWDALSNRFQEELNTSMTSLQQENLGLQEQLLKEREEKGRLGKEEQGKVRAQKEAQQEEIQALRYQLSNQTINHQTQLQVLSEELKTVRSEVEVEQENNLYLKTKLEEMERDKQDYHQPLEDNTSQKLIQQREEEMQHNLTRSEESLVVSQRSCEELREGLRKACQDKQSYELRTSAELDDLYRTKINLEERLIELIREKDALWQKSDALEFEQKLRAEEQTKRDTCSNTSHCLSCSSPFSWWLHRHTCRLCGHGFCYYCCSNTVSLMEGGARERCCSVCYSQHSAVVERHPQEDTCTAPHTPFNPLPQPDLAVPRADDGAYGIITEEEVNYVSNSDSLSFTACSPHTNPQGAAELNGGASTAETTSEDLPDQTGAVQDAEICLLRSGELTGKQTTGRCR
- the LOC110509177 gene encoding FYVE and coiled-coil domain-containing protein 1 isoform X8, whose amino-acid sequence is MCNKTSVGENQLQRIIRDLHEAVTELSKEHREMGEPITDDSPNLHKLSYKLEYLLQFDQKEKADFLGSRKEYWDYFRECLAKTRGVNDGLRFVKAIPELKTSLGKGRAFLRYSLVHQRLADTLQQCLLNHKVTSEWYFARSPFLKSHLSSDIISHLYVLNEVQFDVASRGHDLDADWPTFARRTLGSNSAHLWKPSSRCSSVNSLVSYSGEFKAQEYGSSLLADLGEELGELGEELLGVSTPCTAADDLRILVDHSELRQQELLHQSEARQAKLLQRVRELDQEAEGLRNEVRELQGKLLAHNQEAVTANLNNMDLLSKLDSQEKERDSTLPQTQVLEEGEERDAALQQTQVLQEGEERDAALQQTQVLQDGEERDAALQQTQVLQEEEREVQEKREMQEEKEGEERKEKREVQEEREVQEWKAMEKQLQELRKELRSRDRELTESREKIRQLEEENTDRLTGAGQEREKGEMDGEKEKLGTEKETAECSHSNLHKAGSAEGLSMEKNQHLSSKSEPQMQDLSPCPQTQQLLLPAVLVAQLQRSQGEVLRLQTEVVELRAWLQLGAELQIRSQVEGLNRQQVEELLLAQEREEALGQEQRRKAQASQGLVLELASAREELHNLKTRYEGLALEHGDIREALDHANRETAELGFHICRLTAQNEEARERWDALSNRFQEELNTSMTSLQQENLGLQEQLLKEREEKGRLGKEEQGKVRAQKEAQQEEIQALRYQLSNQTINHQTQLQVLSEELKTVRSEVEVEQENNLYLKTKLEEMERDKQDYHQPLEDNTSQKLIQQREEEMQHNLTRSEESLVVSQRSCEELREGLRKACQDKQSYELRTSAELDDLYRTKINLEERLIELIREKDALWQKSDALEFEQKLRAEEQTKRDTCSNTSHCLSCSSPFSWWLHRHTCRLCGHGFCYYCCSNTVSLMEGGARERCCSVCYSQHSAVVERHPQEDTCTAPHTPFNPLPQPDLAVPRADDGAYGIITEEEVNYVSNSDSLSFTACSPHTNPQGAAELNGGASTAETTSEDLPDQTGAVQDAEICLLRSGELTLRVPFSVEEISVFGDSLRELFIRSGCYSSIPITGSTLGATIHWLFTSQPKSISFSVLYREDTHTPLEEAKVLIPLTRCQSHRETMTGELIVRNTGEYTLIFDNSFSRFISKKVLYRLSVEQPVVYDGTH
- the LOC110509177 gene encoding FYVE and coiled-coil domain-containing protein 1 isoform X10 gives rise to the protein MCNKTSVGENQLQRIIRDLHEAVTELSKEHREMGEPITDDSPNLHKLSYKLEYLLQFDQKEKADFLGSRKEYWDYFRECLAKTRGVNDGLRFVKAIPELKTSLGKGRAFLRYSLVHQRLADTLQQCLLNHKVTSEWYFARSPFLKSHLSSDIISHLYVLNEVQFDVASRGHDLDADWPTFARDILPRTGRSLLANTASIYDQPPEAQLRPGFVKITKNSRTSNETEIRRTLGSNSAHLWKPSSRCSSVNSLVSYSGLQEFKAQEYGSSLLADLGEELGELGEELLGVSTPCTAADDLRILVDHSELRQQELLHQSEARQAKLLQRVRELDQEAEGLRNEVRELQGKLLAHNQEAVTANLNNMDLLSKLDSQEKERDSTLPQTQVLEEGEERDAALQQTQVLQEGEERDAALQQTQVLQDGEERDAALQQTQVLQEEEREVQEKREMQEEKEGEERKEKREVQEEREVQEWKAMEKQLQELRKELRSRDRELTESREKIRQLEEENTDRLTGAGQEREKGEMDGEKEKLGTEKETAECSHSNLHKAGSAEGLSMEKNQHLSSKSEPQMQDLSPCPQTQQLLLPAVLVAQLQRSQGEVLRLQTEVVELRAWLQLGAELQIRSQVEGLNRQQVEELLLAQEREEALGQEQRRKAQASQGLVLELASAREELHNLKTRYEGLALEHGDIREALDHANRETAELGFHICRLTAQNEEARERWDALSNRFQEELNTSMTSLQQENLGLQEQLLKEREEKGRLGKEEQGKVRAQKEAQQEEIQALRYQLSNQTINHQTQLQVLSEELKTVRSEVEVEQENNLYLKTKLEEMERDKQDYHQPLEDNTSQKLIQQREEEMQHNLTRSEESLVVSQRSCEELREGLRKACQDKQSYELRTSAELDDLYRTKINLEERLIELIREKDALWQKSDALEFEQKLRAEEQTKRDTCSNTSHCLSCSSPFSWWLHRHTCRYLSLSLLQQSIQLVASQTHLQTVWPWVLLLLLQ